TGGCAGCAAATTCCGGCTACGTTGGTGATATGGCACAGAATGAAAACCCAAAATTCTGGACGAAAGAATATTGGGCAGACTTCAAATTTATGAAGCCCAAACTTACATTTAGCGCTATCCTCTTCGCGTTGGCATTTATCAGTTTGAACATTGGTACCAATATTGCTTTTGGCAACATTACGGCCGGCTTCGCCGAAACGACGCAAAACATGGATCACTTGACTGTTATCAACAGTATTGCCGATATTCCCGCCGTCCTCTTTGGCGGTGCACCTGTCGGCGCAATTATTTCAGCAACAGCTGCCGCACCTTGGCCGGTGCTGGCAGGTGTCATTATGATGTTGCTCTGCGCTTTGCTGTTGCTTTTGGGCCTAATGACAAAAGCAGTCAAATACATCCCCGTACAAGCTATCGCCGGTTTCCTGTTTATCATCGGCTTCTTCTCAACATTTGTACCAAACCTGCGAAATTCTATCGGCATCAGCGCGAACCCTGCATTACAAGTCGACACCATTGCCGAAGCAGCGAGTCGCTCACCTATCGCGGCGGCCGCTTTGGCCATCACGGCATTGACCAAAAACCCGTTCCTCGGACTGGTCGCCGGCATATTGGTACGCGAGATTGGGCAGTACTTCGGATTATAAGACAATCATTGAATTACAGAAAATCCTCCGGTTCATATATGAACCGGAGGATTTTCTCATACTTGATAAACAGCTGAGAAAAACATGGATATATTTTGAATACTTTTCGCATCTTTGTTCACAATTTTCGAAAATGCCCCATAAAACTGTTGTAGGAAATCGAATACTAAGCAACAATGAAATGAAGTGTACAGCGGACAAGCCCAAAGCGGGCGCGACGTTGAATGCTTATTTCTATTAAAAGGAGGATAATGTATGAAACGCACACTCAAAAAGGTCACTAGCATCTTTTTGGCTCTCATCTTGATGTATTCGACAATGGGAGCTACAGTGCAAGCCCCGTTGGATGCACTGGGTCTGGTGACCGATCCGATAACGGCTGCCCTTAGCAACGACCCTGCTGAGATGGGTTTTACCGACATTTTGCAAGGCGAATATGGCAGCACTGCCGGCCGCATATGGACTGATAAGTCTGTCCGGCCGGCCGCTAACCAGCCAGCCGGCGCACCGGCTGACGCATTTGACGTTACGTTATCGGCGTTAAGTCAAGATTTCACTTTTTCACAAAATTTCGCTATTCCGGCAGATACCGTATTTATCATTGATCTGTCTGGCAGTATGTATACCAGTGGTGTCTACATCCAAGGCATTGGTACTCGTACACGTATATGGGCGTTGGTTGAATCACTTAACCAAGCCATCCTTATTTTGATGCGCGCCAATCCACATAACAGGGTTGCCGTTGTCGGCTACGGCGGACAGACCGGCGGCATAGCGCGACGGGAGCAAATCCTGCCGCTCGGGCGATACAGTATCATGGGCGACGCCGAATCCAACAGCTTCT
This Oscillospiraceae bacterium DNA region includes the following protein-coding sequences:
- a CDS encoding xanthine/uracil permease, whose amino-acid sequence is MFQDVWVLIVAVVFVAINGLTMLGWAAAQGYKMKPTAFAFLVGAVGNFLTGSITPISGQSSILTVSHHMKNVNERIAALLLAVIVMIPLGMTGMVTEIADWAGPAVVGGMMAGVGLMVAGISIDMLKQAKRTGIISFVSALGMHVLVPRVSWLDNRHALVYVIAMSVTLATIDFVFIQKDPETGKRGRRIDIAKMAANSGYVGDMAQNENPKFWTKEYWADFKFMKPKLTFSAILFALAFISLNIGTNIAFGNITAGFAETTQNMDHLTVINSIADIPAVLFGGAPVGAIISATAAAPWPVLAGVIMMLLCALLLLLGLMTKAVKYIPVQAIAGFLFIIGFFSTFVPNLRNSIGISANPALQVDTIAEAASRSPIAAAALAITALTKNPFLGLVAGILVREIGQYFGL